From a region of the Streptomyces sp. NBC_01454 genome:
- a CDS encoding transglycosylase domain-containing protein yields the protein MSGPRTGWRRALPTWRTVLGTVLLFLLLIVGGMITGYLLVGIPPANSAAKAQSNVYLYSDGSELARDGEVNRQNVTLSQIPKSVQQAVLAAEDRDFYSESAVDPAAMLRAAWNTVTGKGKQSGSTITQQYVKNYYLGQEQTVTRKAKEFFIAIKLDREVSKDNILEGYLNSSYYGRNAYGIQAAAQSYYGRDAEALTTAQGAYLATLLNAPSAYDITAHPGNRPRALARWNYVVDGMVTKKWLGPAERAALRFPEPKPAKASPGLTGQRGYLVEAVKDYLTDHQILEEDTLRGGGYRITTTISRKRQNAFVKAVNTRVMDRLDDSRKVDRSVRAGGASIDPATGRVVALYGGIDYAQQYVNGATRSDYQVGSTFKPIVFASAVQNDSTTQDGAPITPHTVYDGTNKRMTVSHGRPTGFAPGNEDDRSYGPITVTEATDKSVNAVYAQMGIDVGPGKVKATAVSLGIPADTPSLAASQGAISLGTATPSVLAMTQVYATLAHHGTHRPYTLVDKVTKNEEDLELPEREEATAVPRTAADTTTSILRGVVDGGTGTAAQGAGRPAAGKTGTAEDDKAAWFAGYTPDLATVVAVLGQNPESAAQEPLYGAGGLSRVNGGDYPAQIWADYTAAALHGQPVRDFDLQLEKGAESASPEPSTSDSASPGTSDSPSTGPSDSATLPAPPTGAPTRPTAGPPTPTGPAEPTPTTEPTNDFPTVAPQAYDLDQRLPTEWGG from the coding sequence ATGAGCGGACCACGTACGGGCTGGCGCCGTGCCCTCCCCACCTGGCGCACGGTGCTGGGCACCGTGCTGCTGTTCCTGCTGCTCATCGTCGGCGGGATGATCACCGGCTATCTGCTGGTCGGCATCCCGCCGGCGAACAGCGCCGCCAAGGCCCAGAGCAACGTCTACCTCTACTCCGACGGTTCGGAACTGGCCCGCGACGGCGAGGTCAACCGGCAGAACGTGACGCTCAGCCAGATCCCGAAGTCCGTCCAGCAGGCCGTCCTCGCCGCCGAGGACCGCGACTTCTACTCCGAGTCCGCGGTCGACCCCGCCGCGATGCTCCGGGCCGCCTGGAACACCGTGACCGGCAAGGGCAAACAGTCCGGCTCGACCATCACCCAGCAGTACGTGAAGAACTACTACCTCGGCCAGGAACAGACCGTCACCCGCAAGGCCAAGGAGTTCTTCATCGCCATCAAGCTGGACCGCGAGGTGAGCAAGGACAACATCCTGGAGGGCTACCTCAACTCCAGCTACTACGGCCGCAATGCCTACGGCATCCAGGCCGCCGCCCAGTCCTACTACGGCCGCGACGCCGAGGCGCTGACCACCGCCCAGGGCGCCTACCTCGCCACCCTCCTCAACGCCCCCAGCGCCTACGACATCACCGCCCACCCCGGCAACCGCCCGCGGGCGCTGGCGCGCTGGAACTACGTCGTGGACGGCATGGTGACCAAGAAGTGGCTCGGCCCCGCCGAGCGGGCCGCGCTGCGCTTCCCCGAACCGAAGCCCGCGAAGGCCTCCCCCGGACTCACCGGCCAGCGCGGCTACCTCGTCGAGGCCGTCAAGGACTACCTCACCGACCACCAGATCCTCGAGGAGGACACCCTGCGGGGCGGCGGCTACCGCATCACCACCACCATCAGCCGCAAGCGCCAGAACGCCTTCGTCAAGGCGGTCAACACCCGGGTGATGGACCGGCTCGACGACTCCCGGAAGGTCGACCGCTCCGTCCGGGCCGGCGGCGCCTCCATCGACCCCGCGACCGGCCGGGTCGTCGCCCTCTACGGCGGCATCGACTACGCCCAGCAGTACGTCAACGGCGCCACCCGCAGCGACTACCAGGTCGGCTCCACCTTCAAGCCGATCGTCTTCGCCTCCGCCGTGCAGAACGACTCCACCACCCAGGACGGCGCCCCGATCACCCCCCACACCGTCTACGACGGCACCAACAAACGCATGACGGTCAGTCATGGCCGCCCCACCGGCTTCGCCCCCGGCAACGAGGACGACCGCTCCTACGGCCCGATCACCGTTACCGAGGCCACCGACAAGTCCGTCAACGCCGTCTACGCCCAGATGGGCATCGACGTCGGCCCCGGCAAGGTCAAGGCCACCGCCGTCAGCCTGGGCATCCCCGCCGACACCCCGAGCCTCGCCGCGTCCCAGGGCGCCATCTCCCTGGGCACCGCCACCCCCAGCGTGCTGGCCATGACCCAGGTCTACGCCACCCTCGCCCACCACGGCACCCACCGGCCGTACACCCTCGTCGACAAGGTCACCAAGAACGAGGAGGACCTCGAGCTGCCGGAGCGCGAGGAGGCCACCGCCGTCCCGCGCACGGCCGCCGACACCACCACCTCGATCCTGCGCGGCGTCGTCGACGGCGGCACCGGCACCGCCGCCCAGGGCGCCGGACGCCCCGCGGCCGGCAAGACCGGCACCGCGGAGGACGACAAGGCCGCCTGGTTCGCGGGCTACACCCCCGACCTCGCCACCGTCGTCGCCGTCCTCGGCCAGAACCCGGAGAGCGCCGCGCAGGAGCCCCTGTACGGCGCGGGGGGCCTGTCGCGGGTCAACGGCGGCGACTACCCCGCCCAGATCTGGGCCGACTACACCGCGGCCGCGCTGCACGGGCAGCCCGTCCGCGACTTCGACCTCCAGCTGGAGAAGGGCGCCGAGTCGGCGTCCCCGGAGCCCTCCACCAGCGACTCCGCCTCGCCCGGCACGTCGGACTCGCCGTCCACCGGCCCGAGCGACTCCGCCACCCTCCCCGCACCGCCCACCGGCGCCCCGACCCGGCCCACCGCCGGCCCCCCCACCCCCACGGGGCCGGCCGAGCCCACCCCGACCACGGAACCCACGAACGACTTCCCGACGGTGGCCCCGCAGGCCTATGACCTGGACCAGCGCCTGCCGACGGAGTGGGGCGGCTAG
- a CDS encoding ABC transporter permease, producing the protein MWYAAVAAGSFRRYATYQMATVAGVFTNTVFGFIVAFTYLALWHERPHLGGYDQAQALTFVWTGQALLAVAALMGGGLDELQERIRSGDIAVDLYRPADLQLWWLSVDLGRAGLQLLGRGVAPMAVGALAFPLALPRDPLTWGCFLLSVLCGVVVSFALRYLVALASFWLLDGSGLSLISGLAGMFFSGMLLPLRVFPGGLGEVAQLLPWAAVLQTPADVLVGALRGGALVRGLVFQVAWAVGLLALGRLVQSAATRKVVVHGG; encoded by the coding sequence GTGTGGTACGCGGCCGTGGCGGCCGGCAGCTTCCGGCGGTACGCCACGTATCAAATGGCCACCGTGGCGGGCGTGTTCACCAACACCGTCTTCGGATTCATCGTCGCCTTCACCTATCTCGCGCTGTGGCACGAGCGGCCGCATCTGGGCGGCTACGACCAGGCGCAGGCGCTGACCTTCGTGTGGACGGGGCAGGCGCTGCTGGCGGTCGCGGCGCTGATGGGCGGCGGCCTGGACGAGCTGCAGGAGCGGATCCGCAGCGGGGACATCGCGGTGGACCTCTACCGGCCCGCGGATCTGCAGTTGTGGTGGCTGTCCGTGGACCTGGGGCGGGCCGGGCTGCAGCTGCTGGGCCGCGGGGTGGCGCCGATGGCGGTGGGCGCCCTGGCCTTCCCGCTCGCGCTGCCCCGCGACCCGCTGACCTGGGGCTGTTTTCTGCTGTCGGTGCTGTGCGGGGTGGTGGTCAGCTTCGCGCTGCGGTATCTGGTGGCGCTGGCCTCGTTCTGGCTGCTCGACGGCTCGGGACTGTCCCTGATCAGCGGCCTGGCCGGCATGTTCTTCTCGGGGATGCTGCTGCCGCTGCGGGTCTTCCCCGGCGGTCTGGGGGAGGTCGCCCAGCTGCTGCCGTGGGCGGCGGTGCTGCAGACGCCGGCCGATGTGCTGGTCGGGGCGCTGCGCGGGGGCGCGCTGGTGCGGGGACTGGTGTTCCAGGTGGCGTGGGCCGTGGGGCTGCTGGCGCTGGGGCGGCTGGTGCAGTCGGCGGCGACCCGCAAGGTGGTGGTGCACGGTGGGTAG
- a CDS encoding ABC transporter permease codes for MWVRSSLAYRTSFVMMAFGNFAANALDFVAIMLMFSRIDALGGFSLPEVAFLYGTSGVALGLADLLLGSIEGLGRRVRDGTLDTLLLRPAPVFAQIAADRFALRRLGRITQALLVLGWSLPRIEVDWTVGRVLMVPLMAVCGTAIFAAVFTAGAAFQFWAQDAAEVQNSFTYGGNAMLQYPPTVFAKELVRGVTFLVPLAFVNWLPALRLLGRPDPLGLPGWVDFLGPVVAALMCTGAGLAWRLGLRSYRSTGS; via the coding sequence ATGTGGGTGCGTTCCAGCCTCGCCTACCGGACCTCGTTCGTGATGATGGCCTTCGGCAACTTCGCGGCGAACGCACTGGACTTCGTCGCGATCATGCTGATGTTCTCGCGGATCGACGCGCTCGGCGGGTTCTCGCTGCCGGAGGTGGCCTTCTTGTACGGCACCTCCGGCGTCGCGCTGGGCCTGGCGGATCTGCTGCTGGGCAGCATCGAGGGGCTGGGCCGGCGGGTGCGCGACGGCACCCTGGACACCCTGCTGCTGCGCCCCGCGCCGGTCTTCGCGCAGATCGCCGCGGACCGCTTCGCGCTGCGCCGGCTGGGCCGCATCACCCAGGCGCTGTTGGTGCTGGGCTGGTCGCTGCCGCGGATCGAGGTGGACTGGACAGTGGGCCGGGTGCTGATGGTGCCGCTGATGGCGGTGTGCGGCACGGCCATCTTCGCGGCGGTCTTCACGGCCGGGGCCGCCTTCCAGTTCTGGGCGCAGGACGCGGCCGAGGTGCAGAACTCCTTCACCTACGGCGGCAACGCGATGCTGCAGTACCCGCCGACGGTGTTCGCGAAGGAACTGGTGCGCGGGGTCACCTTCCTGGTCCCGCTGGCGTTTGTGAACTGGCTGCCCGCGCTGCGGCTGCTGGGCCGTCCCGATCCGCTGGGGCTGCCGGGCTGGGTCGATTTCCTGGGGCCCGTGGTGGCGGCGCTGATGTGTACGGGGGCGGGGCTGGCATGGCGGCTGGGGCTCCGGTCGTACCGCAGCACCGGGAGCTGA
- a CDS encoding ABC transporter ATP-binding protein, translating to MTGRARDDEGAGVVGDAAATEQLIEVDGVEKVFSVRRKAGRLRRVREEVRAVDGISFRVPRGEMVGYIGPNGAGKSTTIKMLTGILVPSGGRLRVAGIDPARERTRLARRIGVVFGQRTTLWWDLPLKDSYALVRRMYRVPDAVYRANLERCVELLDLAPLLDVPVRQLSLGQRMRGDIAAALLPDPEVLYLDEPTIGLDVISKAKVRGFLREVNAERGTTVLLTTHDLTDIEQLCRRVMVIDHGRLVYDGGLDGLRTAGGGERTLVVDLARELPPIEGIPGARTVRVAGPRQWLAFPASQSAAPLVAAVAARYPLVDLSVREPDIESLIAELYAGGGMRADAAGAGGKDGRAL from the coding sequence ATGACGGGCCGGGCACGGGACGACGAGGGGGCGGGTGTGGTGGGCGATGCTGCCGCGACGGAGCAGTTGATCGAGGTGGACGGCGTCGAGAAGGTCTTCTCGGTGCGCCGCAAGGCGGGCCGGCTGCGCCGGGTGCGCGAGGAGGTCCGGGCCGTGGACGGGATCTCCTTCCGGGTGCCGCGCGGCGAGATGGTCGGCTACATCGGGCCGAACGGCGCGGGGAAGTCCACCACGATCAAGATGCTGACCGGCATCCTGGTGCCCAGCGGCGGCCGGCTGCGGGTCGCCGGCATCGACCCGGCGCGCGAGCGCACCCGCCTCGCCCGCCGGATCGGTGTGGTCTTCGGGCAGCGCACCACCCTGTGGTGGGACCTGCCGCTGAAGGACTCCTACGCGCTGGTGCGGCGGATGTACCGGGTCCCGGACGCCGTCTACCGCGCCAACCTTGAGCGTTGCGTGGAACTCCTCGACCTGGCCCCGCTGCTGGACGTACCGGTGCGGCAGCTGTCGCTGGGGCAGCGGATGCGCGGCGACATCGCGGCGGCGCTGCTGCCCGACCCCGAGGTGCTGTATCTGGACGAGCCGACCATCGGCCTCGATGTGATCAGCAAGGCGAAGGTGCGCGGGTTCCTGCGCGAGGTGAACGCCGAGCGCGGCACCACGGTCCTGCTGACCACCCATGACCTCACCGACATCGAGCAGCTGTGCCGCCGGGTGATGGTGATCGACCACGGCCGGCTGGTCTACGACGGCGGTCTCGACGGGCTGCGCACGGCCGGCGGCGGGGAGCGCACCCTGGTGGTGGACCTGGCGCGCGAACTCCCGCCGATCGAGGGCATCCCCGGCGCCCGCACGGTCCGGGTGGCCGGCCCCCGGCAGTGGCTGGCCTTCCCGGCGTCGCAGAGCGCGGCGCCCCTGGTCGCGGCGGTCGCGGCGCGCTATCCGCTGGTGGATCTGTCGGTGCGGGAGCCGGACATCGAGTCCTTGATCGCCGAGTTGTACGCGGGTGGCGGGATGCGTGCGGATGCGGCCGGCGCCGGGGGAAAAGACGGCCGCGCCCTCTAA
- a CDS encoding DUF1707 SHOCT-like domain-containing protein — translation MTEDLPELRASDADRERVAEILRDAVAEGRLAMEEFDERLEAAYRARTYGELEPLTADLPAVATAPAPLSLRKDTAAVTAWSERIAHHTEGSGAGIGILGGFQRKGRWTIGRRFTAVCLMGGGELDLREANFAGPEVVITCWALMGGVSIVVPPGVEVDVRGLGIMGGFDSREDGTPGEPGAPRVIVKGLALMGGVGVERKLLKEEKRRLKEEKRRLKDEGRKELN, via the coding sequence ATGACTGAAGACCTTCCGGAACTGCGCGCCTCCGACGCCGACCGTGAGCGGGTCGCCGAGATCCTGCGGGACGCCGTCGCCGAGGGGCGGCTGGCGATGGAGGAGTTCGACGAGCGGCTGGAAGCGGCGTACCGGGCGCGCACCTACGGGGAGCTGGAGCCGCTCACCGCCGATCTGCCGGCCGTCGCGACGGCCCCCGCGCCGCTGTCGCTGCGCAAGGACACCGCGGCGGTGACGGCGTGGTCGGAGCGGATCGCGCACCACACGGAGGGCTCCGGGGCGGGCATCGGCATCCTGGGCGGCTTCCAGCGCAAGGGCCGGTGGACCATCGGGCGCCGCTTCACGGCGGTGTGCCTCATGGGCGGCGGCGAGCTCGACCTGCGCGAGGCGAACTTCGCCGGGCCCGAAGTCGTCATCACCTGCTGGGCGTTGATGGGCGGGGTCAGCATCGTGGTGCCGCCCGGCGTCGAGGTCGATGTGCGGGGACTGGGCATCATGGGCGGCTTCGACTCGCGGGAGGACGGGACGCCGGGCGAGCCCGGTGCGCCCCGGGTGATCGTCAAGGGGCTGGCCCTGATGGGCGGCGTCGGCGTCGAGCGCAAGCTGCTCAAGGAGGAGAAGCGCCGCCTGAAGGAAGAGAAGCGGCGCCTGAAGGACGAGGGGCGCAAGGAGCTGAACTGA
- a CDS encoding SGNH/GDSL hydrolase family protein has translation MTKSVGYALFAGLAAVVVLISTAIFVGFGGDDGGLGSSPHKPRDPAAPAVSGQWVGTWSAAAAAAEPGTLNGYAGMSIRNVVHTSVGGSGVRIQLSNLYGTRPLVVSHASLALAAAPSNPTAATGTMRRLSFGGKPAVTIPAGGAVTSDPTRLKVPGDADLLVTTYSPSSSGPATYHPYARQTSYLARGDRAEDATGAAYTEQSPYWRYLTGVDVWSTQARGAVVAIGDSITDGITSTAGANHRWTDFLAARLRNEPGAPRYGVLNQGISGNRLLVNGSRFSPNNGPSVLSRLDRDALSRTGVKAVIVEIGLNDLFKSPRQLDPQKIVAGMRQIVREAHARGLRVTGSTLTPFGGHRGYSDLLNSVRQQVNRIIRSGSVYDEVVDFDKALRDPSMPVRLRPSYDSGDHLHPSDEGFRAMADAVNLEHLKQAAPAAL, from the coding sequence ATGACCAAAAGTGTGGGTTACGCCCTGTTCGCCGGACTGGCGGCAGTGGTCGTGCTGATCTCGACCGCGATATTCGTCGGCTTCGGCGGCGACGACGGCGGCCTGGGCAGTTCCCCCCACAAGCCCCGCGACCCGGCGGCCCCCGCGGTCTCCGGCCAGTGGGTCGGCACCTGGTCGGCGGCCGCCGCGGCGGCCGAGCCGGGCACCCTGAACGGCTACGCGGGGATGTCGATACGCAACGTCGTGCACACCAGCGTCGGCGGCTCCGGCGTGCGCATCCAGCTCTCCAACCTCTACGGCACCCGCCCGCTGGTGGTCAGCCATGCCTCGCTGGCGCTGGCCGCGGCTCCCAGCAACCCCACCGCCGCGACCGGCACCATGCGGCGGCTGTCCTTCGGCGGCAAGCCCGCGGTGACCATCCCGGCGGGCGGCGCGGTCACCAGCGACCCGACCCGGCTGAAGGTGCCGGGCGACGCGGACCTGCTGGTCACCACGTACTCCCCGTCGTCCTCGGGCCCCGCCACGTATCACCCGTACGCCCGGCAGACCTCCTACCTGGCGCGCGGCGACCGGGCGGAGGACGCCACCGGCGCCGCCTACACCGAGCAGAGCCCGTACTGGCGCTATCTGACCGGTGTGGACGTGTGGAGCACCCAGGCGCGCGGCGCGGTCGTCGCCATCGGCGACTCCATCACCGACGGCATCACCTCCACCGCCGGCGCCAACCACCGCTGGACGGACTTCCTCGCAGCAAGGCTGCGCAACGAGCCCGGCGCGCCCCGCTACGGCGTCCTCAACCAGGGCATCAGCGGCAACCGCCTGCTGGTCAACGGCAGCAGGTTCTCGCCGAACAACGGGCCCAGCGTGCTGTCCCGCCTGGACCGCGACGCGCTGTCGCGCACCGGGGTGAAGGCGGTGATCGTCGAGATCGGGCTGAACGACCTGTTCAAGTCACCGCGTCAGCTCGACCCGCAGAAGATCGTGGCGGGGATGCGGCAGATCGTCCGCGAGGCGCATGCCCGCGGGCTGCGCGTCACCGGCAGCACCCTTACGCCGTTCGGGGGACACCGCGGCTACTCCGATCTGCTGAATTCGGTCCGCCAGCAGGTCAACCGGATCATTCGCTCCGGCTCCGTCTACGACGAGGTCGTGGACTTCGACAAGGCGCTGCGCGACCCGTCGATGCCGGTGCGGCTGCGGCCCTCCTACGACTCCGGTGACCATCTCCACCCGAGCGACGAGGGCTTCAGGGCGATGGCCGACGCGGTGAACCTGGAGCACCTCAAGCAGGCCGCGCCCGCCGCGCTGTGA
- a CDS encoding DUF445 domain-containing protein: protein MERRDSDTAAGAARAPVTHATPGAAGFAYGAADEERRRAVRRMKTLATGLLLAVALVYVLAKWAGSAGAGGWTGFVAAAAEAGMVGALADWFAVTALFKRPMGLPIPHTAIIPTKKDQLGQSLGDFVGENFLSGEVVRRRLRSVAVGRRLGGWLADPRNADRVTAEVSTALRGALTVLRDSDVQAVVGEAITRRAAAQEIAPGLGTLLERVVAEGGHTRTVDLVVARAHDWLVEHGDSVMTAVSGGAPGWTPRFVDRKVGDRVYKELLRFVTEMRDMPAHPARGAIDRFLRDFADDLQSDPDTRARVERLKSEVLGRGEVQDLIASAWGSVRAMIVAAAEDERSELRLRVRAALLSLGRRLAAEERLQGKVDGWLENAAIYVVTTYQSEITSLITDTVAGWDAEHTSKKIEAHIGRDLQFIRINGTVVGALAGLAIYTVSQAFGG from the coding sequence ATGGAACGCAGAGATTCGGACACGGCGGCCGGTGCGGCGCGCGCCCCGGTGACGCATGCCACGCCCGGGGCGGCCGGCTTCGCCTACGGCGCCGCCGACGAGGAGCGCCGGCGCGCGGTGCGCCGGATGAAAACCCTGGCCACCGGCCTGCTGCTGGCCGTCGCACTCGTCTACGTCCTGGCGAAATGGGCCGGATCCGCCGGGGCGGGCGGCTGGACCGGATTTGTCGCGGCCGCCGCGGAGGCCGGGATGGTCGGTGCGCTGGCCGACTGGTTCGCGGTCACCGCGCTGTTCAAGCGGCCGATGGGGCTGCCGATCCCGCACACCGCGATCATCCCCACCAAGAAGGACCAACTGGGTCAGAGCCTGGGGGATTTCGTCGGGGAGAACTTCCTCTCCGGCGAGGTCGTCCGCCGCCGGCTGCGCTCGGTGGCCGTCGGCCGGCGGCTCGGCGGCTGGCTCGCCGACCCGCGGAACGCCGACCGGGTCACCGCCGAGGTGTCCACGGCGCTGCGCGGCGCGCTGACCGTGCTGCGCGACTCCGATGTGCAGGCCGTGGTCGGCGAGGCGATCACCCGCCGCGCCGCCGCCCAGGAGATCGCGCCCGGACTCGGCACGCTGCTGGAGCGGGTCGTCGCCGAGGGCGGCCACACCCGGACGGTGGACCTGGTCGTCGCCCGCGCCCACGACTGGCTGGTCGAGCACGGCGACTCCGTGATGACCGCGGTCTCCGGCGGCGCGCCCGGATGGACCCCGCGGTTCGTCGACCGCAAGGTGGGCGACCGGGTCTACAAGGAGCTGCTGCGCTTCGTCACCGAAATGCGGGACATGCCCGCACACCCGGCGCGCGGGGCGATCGACCGCTTTCTGCGGGACTTCGCGGACGACCTGCAGTCCGACCCCGACACCCGCGCCCGGGTCGAGCGGCTGAAGTCCGAGGTGCTGGGGCGCGGCGAGGTGCAGGACCTGATCGCCTCGGCCTGGGGCTCGGTCCGCGCGATGATCGTCGCCGCCGCCGAGGACGAGCGCAGCGAACTGCGCCTGCGGGTCCGGGCGGCGCTGCTGTCCCTGGGCCGGCGGCTGGCCGCCGAGGAGCGGCTGCAGGGCAAGGTGGACGGCTGGCTGGAGAACGCGGCGATCTATGTGGTGACGACCTATCAGAGCGAGATCACCTCCCTGATCACCGACACCGTCGCCGGCTGGGACGCCGAGCACACCTCCAAGAAGATCGAGGCGCACATCGGCCGCGACCTCCAGTTCATCCGCATCAACGGCACCGTCGTCGGCGCCCTGGCGGGCCTGGCGATCTACACCGTCTCGCAGGCCTTCGGCGGCTGA
- a CDS encoding class E sortase: MRERIPVVVQGRRPTPPRPAVVRVLWTGAELAVTVGVVLLLFVVHQLWWTNRQAQEAARDQVDRLERQWDARLPSPGASPEPGDGAADGARGSGRLASPGAPGGRAAAPSPRPRADLAYAVLRIPRLGLTVPVAEGTSKAAVLNRGYVGHYPHSAQPGEWGNVALAGHRNTHGEPFRHLDRLRTGDTVTLDTARTRATYTIRRILPRTTPGDGTVLAAVPRSGVHPSYGFTAPGAYLTLTTCTPAYTSTYRLVVWGVLRSTQSR, from the coding sequence GTGCGCGAGCGGATACCGGTGGTCGTACAGGGGCGGCGCCCGACTCCACCGCGCCCTGCTGTCGTGCGGGTGCTGTGGACGGGCGCGGAGCTGGCCGTGACGGTCGGCGTCGTCCTGCTGCTGTTCGTCGTCCACCAGCTGTGGTGGACCAACCGTCAGGCGCAGGAGGCGGCCCGGGACCAGGTGGACCGGCTGGAGCGGCAGTGGGACGCCCGCCTGCCGTCACCCGGCGCGTCCCCGGAGCCGGGGGACGGGGCAGCCGACGGGGCACGCGGCTCCGGGCGTCTCGCGTCGCCCGGAGCCCCCGGCGGGCGCGCCGCCGCCCCGTCCCCGCGGCCCCGCGCGGACCTGGCGTACGCCGTGCTGCGCATCCCGAGGCTCGGCCTGACCGTCCCCGTCGCCGAGGGCACGAGCAAGGCCGCGGTCCTCAACAGGGGCTACGTGGGCCACTATCCGCACAGCGCGCAGCCCGGCGAGTGGGGCAACGTCGCACTGGCCGGGCACCGCAACACCCACGGCGAACCGTTCCGCCACCTCGACCGGCTGCGCACCGGCGACACCGTCACCCTCGACACCGCCCGGACCCGCGCCACCTACACCATCCGGCGCATCCTGCCGCGCACCACACCCGGTGACGGTACGGTCCTCGCCGCGGTGCCCCGCAGTGGCGTGCACCCCTCCTACGGCTTCACCGCGCCCGGCGCCTATCTCACCCTGACGACCTGTACGCCGGCCTACACCTCCACCTACCGCCTGGTGGTGTGGGGAGTGTTGCGGTCGACACAGTCCCGGTGA
- a CDS encoding DUF3311 domain-containing protein: MLHQIRQGRSPGSRKRPALLWLLLPYVLFLGALPLVNRVTPTVLGLPFLFFWVLLATLATPLSVWLARRGDRARGRG; the protein is encoded by the coding sequence GTGCTTCACCAGATCCGCCAAGGGCGGTCCCCAGGCTCCCGCAAACGTCCCGCGCTGCTGTGGCTGTTGCTGCCGTACGTGCTGTTCCTGGGGGCGCTGCCCCTGGTGAACCGGGTGACACCGACGGTGCTCGGGCTGCCGTTCCTGTTCTTCTGGGTGCTGCTGGCGACGCTGGCGACCCCGCTGTCGGTGTGGCTGGCGCGCCGCGGTGACCGGGCGCGGGGCCGGGGGTGA
- a CDS encoding sodium:solute symporter family protein — translation MNATVATAVFGGFMVLTVALGLLAVRGRGTAEGQPDGLAGKGGGGRRAGGLTEWSVGGRSLGTVFIWVLMAGESYTSFSYLGAAGWGYNFGAPVLYVLAYMSCGYALGYVVGPMLWAYARRHGLVGLTDIVAHRYGRPWLGAAVALLATVCLLPYIQLQITGMGVVVSTISYGAISLNWGYFLSFAVTTAFVTVSGLRGSAWVSVLKDILVIATLGFLAVYVPWHYFGGYGPFLHRIVAEKPQWLTFPGHASGGLGQVWFLTTTVVNSLTVVIFPTTVAGYLGARDAGVLRRNAMYLPFYNVLLFVPVLLGMAALFVVPHLSGAGSNLAVFKLVVDSLPAWAVGLIGVAAALSSIVPMAVFMLVIGTMWGRSVLGAFARGSAGATGAAEGGERGAVPGSRQKLFSQLVVVVAGALALLLTYTAPDTLVRLSLISYEGMAQLVPMLLLGLVWRRLTVHAAVSGLVVGFALVCVLVFGGHDPVRGVNAGLVGLVVNLAVALVVTWLGPRTKDERPDAEVLALEDEFPREEKTAPRGGAVSPPVST, via the coding sequence GTGAACGCCACCGTCGCCACCGCCGTGTTCGGCGGATTCATGGTGCTCACCGTCGCGCTGGGACTGCTCGCGGTGCGGGGGCGCGGAACAGCGGAGGGGCAGCCCGACGGGCTTGCGGGGAAGGGCGGTGGCGGGCGACGGGCCGGCGGACTCACCGAGTGGTCGGTGGGCGGCCGGAGCCTGGGCACGGTCTTCATCTGGGTGCTGATGGCCGGCGAGAGCTATACGAGCTTCAGCTACCTCGGCGCGGCCGGCTGGGGCTACAACTTCGGCGCCCCGGTGCTCTATGTGCTGGCCTATATGTCCTGCGGCTATGCGCTCGGGTATGTCGTCGGCCCGATGCTGTGGGCCTACGCCCGCCGGCACGGCCTGGTCGGCCTCACCGACATCGTGGCGCACCGCTACGGCCGGCCCTGGCTCGGCGCCGCCGTCGCGCTGCTCGCCACCGTCTGCCTGCTGCCGTACATCCAGCTGCAGATCACCGGCATGGGCGTGGTCGTCTCCACGATCTCCTACGGGGCGATCAGCCTGAACTGGGGCTACTTCCTCAGCTTCGCGGTCACCACCGCCTTCGTCACGGTCAGCGGGCTGCGGGGCAGTGCCTGGGTCTCGGTGCTCAAGGACATTCTGGTCATCGCGACCCTCGGGTTCCTCGCAGTCTATGTGCCGTGGCACTACTTCGGCGGCTACGGGCCCTTCCTGCACCGGATCGTCGCCGAGAAGCCGCAGTGGCTGACCTTCCCCGGGCACGCCTCGGGCGGTCTGGGCCAGGTCTGGTTCCTCACCACCACCGTCGTCAACTCCCTGACGGTGGTGATCTTTCCGACGACCGTGGCCGGCTATCTGGGTGCCCGCGATGCCGGGGTCCTGCGCCGCAATGCCATGTATCTGCCCTTCTACAACGTGCTCTTGTTCGTGCCGGTGCTGCTGGGGATGGCCGCGCTGTTCGTGGTGCCGCACCTGAGCGGTGCGGGCTCCAACCTCGCGGTGTTCAAGCTGGTGGTGGACTCCCTTCCGGCCTGGGCCGTGGGGCTGATCGGGGTGGCCGCCGCCCTCTCCTCCATCGTGCCGATGGCCGTGTTCATGCTGGTCATCGGCACGATGTGGGGGAGGAGCGTGCTGGGTGCCTTCGCGCGCGGGTCCGCCGGGGCGACGGGAGCGGCCGAGGGGGGAGAGCGGGGGGCGGTGCCGGGCAGCCGGCAGAAGCTGTTCTCGCAGCTGGTCGTGGTGGTGGCCGGAGCCCTGGCACTGCTGTTGACCTACACCGCCCCGGACACCCTCGTCCGGCTGTCGCTGATCTCGTATGAGGGCATGGCGCAGCTCGTACCGATGCTGCTGCTGGGGCTGGTGTGGCGGCGGCTGACGGTGCACGCCGCGGTGAGCGGCCTGGTCGTGGGCTTTGCGCTCGTCTGTGTCCTGGTGTTCGGGGGACACGACCCGGTGCGGGGGGTGAACGCGGGGCTCGTCGGGCTCGTCGTGAATCTGGCGGTGGCGCTCGTGGTCACCTGGCTGGGGCCGCGTACGAAGGATGAGCGGCCGGACGCCGAAGTGCTGGCGCTGGAGGACGAGTTCCCCCGGGAGGAGAAGACGGCGCCGCGGGGCGGTGCGGTCAGCCCGCCGGTGTCGACGTGA